The Thunnus albacares chromosome 21, fThuAlb1.1, whole genome shotgun sequence genome window below encodes:
- the si:dkey-37o8.1 gene encoding elongation factor 1-alpha-like, producing the protein MGKEKTHVNVVVIGHVDSGKSTTTGHLVYKCGGIDQRRLEKFEKAAAQMGKSSFKFAWVLDKLKAERERGITIDISLLKFNTQKYTMTIIDAPGHRDFIKNMITGTSQADVALLVVSAAKGEFEAGVSRSGQTREHALLAYTLGVKQIIVCVNKMDVTEPPYSQKRFDEVVRGVSGFLKKIGYDPTSVPFVPVSGWTGENMITATQKMPWFQGWKARRREGNASGRTLLEVLDSIHPPVRTINKPLRLPLQDVYKIGGVGTVPVGKIETGVLKPGMTLMFSPAKLTAEVKSIEMHHQGLQTALPGHNVGFNIKNVAVKNLRRGDVAGNAQQDPPSDVNSFEAQVIVLNHPGKIKTGYTPVLDCHTAHVTCRFAELREKLDRRTGKKLEDNPQILMSGDGATVKLVPIKPMCVESFFTYPPLGRFAVRDLKQTVAVGVIKSVEKDQGSKVPHKAQVCK; encoded by the exons ATGGGAAAAGAGAAGACTCATGTTAACGTGGTGGTTATCGGCCATGTTGACAGTGGCAAGTCAACCACCACCGGCCACCTCGTCTACAAATGTGGTGGCATTGATCAGAGAAGACTGGAGAAGTTTGAAAAAGCTGCAGCACAg ATGGGGAAGAGTTCCTTCAAATTTGCCTGGGTGTTGGACAAGCTTAAAGCTGAGCGGGAGCGAGGAATCACCATTGACATTTCACTGCTGAAAtttaacacacagaaatacaccaTGACTATAATTGATGCTCCAGGCCACCGTGACTtcataaaaaacatgataacaGGGACGTCACAG GCTGATGTTGCCCTCCTGGTGGTCTCTGCAGCTAAAGGAGAGTTTGAGGCCGGCGTATCAAGAAGCGGTCAGACCAGAGAACATGCCTTGCTGGCTTACACTCTGGGTGTCAAGCAAATCATCGTCTGTGTGAACAAGATGGATGTGACCGAACCGCCTTACAGCCAGAAACGCTTTGACGAAGTCGTTCGAGGTGTGAGCGGCTTTCTTAAGAAGATTGGCTACGACCCCACCAGTGTCCCTTTTGTTCCAGTTTCTGGCTGGACTGGGGAGAACATGATCACTGCAACTCAGAAG ATGCCCTGGTTCCAAGGCTGGAAGGCCAGACGAAGGGAAGGAAACGCAAGTGGGAGAACTCTACTGGAAGTCCTGGATTCCATTCACCCACCAGTGCGCACCATTAATAAGCCCCTACGATTACCTCTGCAGGATGTCTACAAAATTGGAG GAGTTGGGACCGTGCCTGTGGGAAAGATTGAAACCGGTGTCCTCAAACCTGGTATGACCCTGATGTTCTCCCCCGCCAAGCTCACTGCTGAGGTCAAGTCCATCGAGATGCACCACCAGGGGCTGCAGACGGCTTTACCGGGACACAACGTCGGCTTCAATATTAAAAACGTGGCCGTCAAGAACCTGCGGCGAGGGGACGTAGCTGGCAACGCCCAGCAGGATCCCCCCTCAGATGTCAACAGTTTTGAAGCTCAG GTGATTGTCTTGAACCATCCAGGAAAGATCAAAACCGGATACACTCCCGTCCTGGACTGCCACACCGCCCACGTGACCTGCCGCTTTGCTGAGCTGAGGGAGAAGCTTGACCGCCGCACGGGCAAGAAACTTGAGGACAACCCACAGATACTGATGTCTGGAGACGGTGCCACGGTCAAACTGGTTCCCATCAAGCCCATGTGTGTGGAGAGCTTCTTCACATACCCTCCCTTAG GTCGTTTTGCAGTAAGAGACCTGAAGCAGACAGTCGCTGTGGGCGTCATCAAGTCTGTGGAGAAGGACCAAGGGTCAAAAGTTCCACACAAAGCCCAAGTGTGTAAATAA